The following coding sequences are from one Gossypium raimondii isolate GPD5lz chromosome 4, ASM2569854v1, whole genome shotgun sequence window:
- the LOC105780105 gene encoding U-box domain-containing protein 62: MFSFPPSQPSEFRSSNIFSAAAATADAASADRRDPPNHHHRNWERSARGFSTNSGDDESDEDDVDDEEDEDDDGHDGGDGDQNDNNHNSSININNRSNSGNETVNNAGSGNPEKMGNGKAKHSFVGGSCRELVVKEGGIGQGVREGNNYQNAVTIAGPDGDIYYTQFLLGGEGSAASGGGNGQKDILVENGGGYGFSGRKDVPFFSESGESLRDILSDPVTRALMDDAMILPCGHSFGAAGIQHVLRMKACCICSDSVSEELVAPNLSLQAAVQAFRREEELQFYRSPKRRRERFEQDKSSYGESNIMDPPRGRGVQFPFAVTDRVIIKGNKRTPQRFVGREAIVTTQCLNGWYVVKTLDNAESVKLQYRSLAKVAGETLSSKPMSSKMRPNWL; encoded by the exons ATGTTCTCCTTCCCTCCCTCCCAACCCTCCGAGTTTCGCTCCTCTAACATCTTCTCCGCCGCCGCCGCTACTGCTGACGCCGCTTCCGCTGACCGCCGAGACCCTCCAAACCACCACCATCGGAATTGGGAGAGAAGCGCCCGTGGTTTCTCCACAAACAGCGGCGACGACGAATCTGACGAAGACGACGTGGATGATGAGGAAGACGAGGATGATGACGGCCACGACGGAGGAGATGGCGACCAAAATGATAATAACCACAATAGTagtataaacataaataatagaAGTAATAGTGGAAATGAGACTGTTAATAATGCAGGAAGTGGAAACCCCGAAAAAATGGGAAACGGAAAAGCAAAGCATTCCTTCG TTGGAGGGAGCTGCAGGGAATTGGTAGTGAAGGAAGGAGGGATTGGGCAAGGTGTGAGAGAGGGTAATAATTATCAGAATGCGGTGACGATTGCCGGTCCCGATGGGGATATTTATTACACGCAGTTTTTACTAGGTGGAGAAGGGTCTGCTGCTAGTGGTGGTGGTAACGGTCAGAAGGATATCTTGGTGGAGAATGGTGGTGGATATGGGTTTAGTGGGAGGAAAGATGTTCCATTTTTTAGTGAGTCTGGTGAGTCCTTGCGGGACATTTTATCCGACCCTGTCAC gAGAGCTCTCATGGATGATGCGATGATATTACCTTGTGGACATTCCTTTGGTGCTGCTGGAATACAGCATGTTCTTAGAATG AAAGCTTGCTGCATTTGTTCAGATTCAGTTTCAGAGGAGTTGGTGGCTCCTAATCTTT CTCTCCAAGCTGCAGTGCAGGCATTTCGTCGGGAAGAAGAGTTACAATTCTACCGCTCACCTAAAAGGAGGAGAGAAAGATTTGAACAG GATAAGAGTAGCTATGGCGAATCAAATATCATGGATCCGCCAAGGGGTAGGGGTGTCCAGTTTCCATTTGCCGTGACAGACCGGGTTATCATAAAG GGTAACAAGAGGACACCACAACGCTTTGTAGGACGTGAAGCTATTGTAACTACACAATGCTTGAATGGATG GTATGTGGTGAAGACGTTGGACAATGCAGAGAGTGTTAAACTTCAGTATCGCTCGCTTGCCAAAGTTGCAGGCGAGACATTGTCATCAAAGCCAATGTCAAGCAAGATGAGACCGAACTGGTTGTAG
- the LOC105780547 gene encoding uncharacterized protein LOC105780547 isoform X1, whose product MEDQADSAMVSKGLLLMPGSDSKSVGVKRSIDELEGKHDVSPNGIKMRDLDSVIRSEELNGHNSKSMKRKDSSRQLQFSGVVSQVNEVPVTFNFGSQVKRTAEGEKLSPICLPLDLNTDIPTAITESCDNNPEYEEKFERSCSQESNCLTSKGFRLDLNAKDVSSSVNHDLTRHKHVKNMKPKDVSECGSSIGPVEERDSLRVWKEMKLNGFLSSAHGGISMQSGLFSSSHAGVSMQNGVLSSSHGGIPMPKQRGRKSKNDVLKKKMELAKKEQVDRFTKIAAPSGLLNGLNPGIINHVRNRKQVHSIIEALVKSEKLENLHSESKQASHVKSGARDDDDGKMDHGIMDDSGFHHLSCYHEDGPPNATTMNKRARGYLVPMHQPISSNSEEISGDGDSSMVDQVSEDDALALKLSSSTKASKNASSLSNEESMNFNSASSLSIKAATVASQWLELLQQDIKGRLSALRRSKKKVRAVITTELPFLISKECSSNKGGDHNTVRTSADGFLQDAAAEMHIARWSSLFDQMDKALSEEEKQLEIWSNQIKGMQLHCDQGLQHMHWNVLYSLPQQGASANNIRSGSGDSFDRELAVRAAAASIYSTCDFMLSKENVACSLI is encoded by the exons ATGGAAGACCAAGCTGATTCTGCCATGGTTTCTAAAGGCTTGCTTTTGATGCCTGGATCTGATTCCAAG TCTGTGGGTGTGAAGAGAAGCATTGATGAATTGGAAGGAAAACATGATGTTTCACCTAATGGAATCAAAATGAGAGATCTTGATTCTGTCATCCGCTCTGAGG AACTCAATGGCCACAATTCCAAAtctatgaaaagaaaagattctAGTCGGCAATTGCAGTTTAGTGGAGTAGTATCTCAAGTTAATGAGGTTCCAGTAACCTTCAACTTTGGTTCTCAAGTCAAAAGAACTGCGGAAGGGGAAAAATTATCTCCAATCTGTCTGCCCCTTGATCTTAACACTGACATTCCAACTGCGATCACCGAATCCTGTGATAACAACCCGGAATATGAAGAAAAGTTTGAAAGATCATGTTCACAAGAGAGTAATTGTCTAACCTCGAAAGGCTTTCGCTTGGATCTGAATGCGAAAGATGTTTCTAGCTCGGTAAACCATGATTTAACTCGTCACAAACATGTCAAAAATATGAAGCCAAAGGATGTTTCAGAGTGTGGAAGTTCTATTGGTCCAGTGGAGGAGAGAGATTCGTTAAGAGTTTGGAAAGAGATGAAGCTAAATGGGTTCCTTTCATCTGCTCATGGGGGTATATCAATGCAAAGTGGTCTATTCTCATCTTCCCATGCAGGCGTATCTATGCAAAACGGTGTACTATCATCATCTCATGGGGGAATACCGATGCCCAAGCAACGTGGGAGGAAAAGTAAGAATGATGTGCtcaagaagaagatggagcttGCAAAGAAAGAACAGGTAGACAGGTTCACAAAAATTGCTGCCCCAAGTGGACTGCTCAATGGATTAAACCCTGGGATTATAAATCATGTTAGAAATCGGAAACAGGTCCATTCCATAATAGAGGCCTTAGTGAAGTctgaaaaacttgaaaatttgcaTTCAGAAAGCAAGCAGGCAAGTCATGTCAAAAGTGGAGCCAGAGACGATGATGATGGTAAGATGGATCATGGAATTATGGATGACTCAGGATTTCATCATCTCAGTTGTTACCATGAAGATGGGCCTCCAAATGCTACAACTATGAACAAGAGAGCAAGAGGTTATCTAGTGCCAATGCATCAGCCGATTTCTTCAAATTCAGAGGAAATAAGTGGAGATGGTGATTCAAGCATGGTAGACCAAGTCAGTGAGGATGATGCACTAGCACTGAAGTTGTCATCATCCACTAAGGCATCTAAGAATGCTAGCTCTTTGTCAAATGAGGAATCAATGAACTTCAACAGTGCCTCTTCTCTTTCCATAAAAG CTGCCACTGTTGCGTCTCAATGGTTGGAACTTCTTCAGCAAGATATTAAAGGACGTCTTTCAG CATTGCGACGTAGCAAGAAGAAAGTGCGAGCTGTAATTACTACAGAATTACCTTTTTTAATATCAAAAGAATGCTCCTCTAACAAAGGGGGTGATCATAATACCGTCAGAACTTCTGCCGATGGGTTTTTGCAAGATGCTGCTGCTGAGATGCATATAGCAAGATGGAGTTCACTGTTCGATCAGATGGATAAAGCTCTCTCTGAAGAAGAGAAACAGCTT GAAATCTGGTCCAACCAAATAAAAGGGATGCAACTGCATTGTGACCAGGGCTTGCAACATATGCACTGGAACGTGCTTTACAGTTTACCGCAACAAGGAGCATCGGCAAATAATATCAG ATCAGGGAGTGGGGACAGCTTTGACAGGGAATTGGCTGTCAGGGCAGCTGCTGCTTCCATATATTCGACATGTGATTTCATGTTGTCAAAGGAGAATGTAGCATGTTCGCTAATCTGA
- the LOC105780547 gene encoding uncharacterized protein LOC105780547 isoform X2 translates to MEDQADSAMVSKGLLLMPGSDSKSVGVKRSIDELEGKHDVSPNGIKMRDLDSVIRSEELNGHNSKSMKRKDSSRQLQFSGVVSQVNEVPVTFNFGSQVKRTAEGEKLSPICLPLDLNTDIPTAITESCDNNPEYEEKFERSCSQESNCLTSKGFRLDLNAKDVSSSVNHDLTRHKHVKNMKPKDVSECGSSIGPVEERDSLRVWKEMKLNGFLSSAHGGISMQSGLFSSSHAGVSMQNGVLSSSHGGIPMPKQRGRKSKNDVLKKKMELAKKEQVDRFTKIAAPSGLLNGLNPGIINHVRNRKQVHSIIEALVKSEKLENLHSESKQASHVKSGARDDDDGKMDHGIMDDSGFHHLSCYHEDGPPNATTMNKRARGYLVPMHQPISSNSEEISGDGDSSMVDQVSEDDALALKLSSSTKASKNASSLSNEESMNFNSASSLSIKAATVASQWLELLQQDIKGRLSALRRSKKKVRAVITTELPFLISKECSSNKGGDHNTVRTSADGFLQDAAAEMHIARWSSLFDQMDKALSEEEKQLPSTFGVV, encoded by the exons ATGGAAGACCAAGCTGATTCTGCCATGGTTTCTAAAGGCTTGCTTTTGATGCCTGGATCTGATTCCAAG TCTGTGGGTGTGAAGAGAAGCATTGATGAATTGGAAGGAAAACATGATGTTTCACCTAATGGAATCAAAATGAGAGATCTTGATTCTGTCATCCGCTCTGAGG AACTCAATGGCCACAATTCCAAAtctatgaaaagaaaagattctAGTCGGCAATTGCAGTTTAGTGGAGTAGTATCTCAAGTTAATGAGGTTCCAGTAACCTTCAACTTTGGTTCTCAAGTCAAAAGAACTGCGGAAGGGGAAAAATTATCTCCAATCTGTCTGCCCCTTGATCTTAACACTGACATTCCAACTGCGATCACCGAATCCTGTGATAACAACCCGGAATATGAAGAAAAGTTTGAAAGATCATGTTCACAAGAGAGTAATTGTCTAACCTCGAAAGGCTTTCGCTTGGATCTGAATGCGAAAGATGTTTCTAGCTCGGTAAACCATGATTTAACTCGTCACAAACATGTCAAAAATATGAAGCCAAAGGATGTTTCAGAGTGTGGAAGTTCTATTGGTCCAGTGGAGGAGAGAGATTCGTTAAGAGTTTGGAAAGAGATGAAGCTAAATGGGTTCCTTTCATCTGCTCATGGGGGTATATCAATGCAAAGTGGTCTATTCTCATCTTCCCATGCAGGCGTATCTATGCAAAACGGTGTACTATCATCATCTCATGGGGGAATACCGATGCCCAAGCAACGTGGGAGGAAAAGTAAGAATGATGTGCtcaagaagaagatggagcttGCAAAGAAAGAACAGGTAGACAGGTTCACAAAAATTGCTGCCCCAAGTGGACTGCTCAATGGATTAAACCCTGGGATTATAAATCATGTTAGAAATCGGAAACAGGTCCATTCCATAATAGAGGCCTTAGTGAAGTctgaaaaacttgaaaatttgcaTTCAGAAAGCAAGCAGGCAAGTCATGTCAAAAGTGGAGCCAGAGACGATGATGATGGTAAGATGGATCATGGAATTATGGATGACTCAGGATTTCATCATCTCAGTTGTTACCATGAAGATGGGCCTCCAAATGCTACAACTATGAACAAGAGAGCAAGAGGTTATCTAGTGCCAATGCATCAGCCGATTTCTTCAAATTCAGAGGAAATAAGTGGAGATGGTGATTCAAGCATGGTAGACCAAGTCAGTGAGGATGATGCACTAGCACTGAAGTTGTCATCATCCACTAAGGCATCTAAGAATGCTAGCTCTTTGTCAAATGAGGAATCAATGAACTTCAACAGTGCCTCTTCTCTTTCCATAAAAG CTGCCACTGTTGCGTCTCAATGGTTGGAACTTCTTCAGCAAGATATTAAAGGACGTCTTTCAG CATTGCGACGTAGCAAGAAGAAAGTGCGAGCTGTAATTACTACAGAATTACCTTTTTTAATATCAAAAGAATGCTCCTCTAACAAAGGGGGTGATCATAATACCGTCAGAACTTCTGCCGATGGGTTTTTGCAAGATGCTGCTGCTGAGATGCATATAGCAAGATGGAGTTCACTGTTCGATCAGATGGATAAAGCTCTCTCTGAAGAAGAGAAACAGCTT CCAAGTACCTTTGGTGTTGTTTGA
- the LOC105780526 gene encoding uncharacterized protein LOC105780526 yields MAVLGGLGCGGNVCLRRHQSSGLFKFHNPNGRPCSFMASNPQSSKPRTSTKKISRSKVSLQPLPKQKEKKRNELVYEKIDEWMRDSVAEIVKKLPESPLLVNVYSDDNTTRTRTEKADEINWVSVKQKWEKGETPMPDGVIFVEQIEGDDEESDGKEEVSRAWGIVVQGQGCGLAPACYLLKTSKVSSGIGLKCTHFCLVKVKSFRETAFSQLKNCWLLQGN; encoded by the coding sequence ATGGCGGTGTTGGGCGGTCTTGGTTGTGGTGGAAACGTTTGTCTTCGACGCCATCAATCGTCCGGTCTTTTCAAATTCCATAACCCAAATGGACGCCCATGTTCTTTCATGGCTTCAAATCCACAATCGTCGAAACCAAGAACGTCGACCAAGAAGATCTCGAGGTCTAAGGTAAGCCTTCAACCATTGCCGaaacaaaaagagaagaaaCGGAACGAGTTGGTGTACGAGAAAATAGACGAATGGATGAGAGATTCGGTGGCTGAGATCGTCAAGAAGCTGCCGGAATCGCCGCTTTTGGTCAACGTCTACTCGGACGACAACACGACGAGAACCCGGACGGAAAAAGCCGATGAAATCAACTGGGTCTCGGTGAAGCAAAAATGGGAGAAAGGTGAGACTCCAATGCCTGATGGGGTGATATTTGTTGAACAAATAGAAGGAGATGATGAAGAGAGCGATGGAAAGGAAGAGGTATCGAGGGCATGGGGGATTGTGGTGCAGGGCCAAGGGTGTGGACTGGCACCAGCTTGTTATTTGTTGAAGACTTCTAAAGTGAGTTCAGGGATAGGGTTAAAGTGCACCCATTTTTGTTTAGTGAAGGTTAAGAGTTTCAGGGAAACTGCTTTTTCGCAGCTCAAGAATTGTTGGCTGTTGCAGGGGAATTGA